In Candida dubliniensis CD36 chromosome 6, complete sequence, the following are encoded in one genomic region:
- a CDS encoding conserved hypothetical protein (possibly Candida-specific), with the protein MKLSLLLFTVFQIASASQIINLDIHLKDDCNSNCYQLANQIEDCGYSDESVSNQDLYKCLCDKNEFWTSWEKCDCVPTKKNTFSSAVCEVAEISSLPTDEQRSAILGFGDSAASATESASTTSSDSHSSSKPKSSTAGGVYLKTFGIGSAFALALNLI; encoded by the coding sequence ATGAAATTgagtttattattatttactgtttttcaaattgcCAGTGCTTCCCAAATTATCAACCTAGACATCCATTTGAAAGATGATTGCAACTCAAATTGTTACCAATTAGCTAACCAAATAGAGGATTGTGGTTACTCTGATGAGTCTGTATCGAATCAAGATCTATACAAATGCTTATGTGACAAGAATGAGTTTTGGACTAGCTGGGAGAAGTGTGATTGTGTACCAACTAAAAAGAATACTTTTTCATCAGCTGTTTGTGAAGTAGCAGAGATTTCTAGCTTGCCTACTGATGAACAACGGTCAGCTATCCTTGGGTTTGGAGATTCTGCCGCTAGTGCTACTGAATCGGCCAGTACAACTTCAAGTGACTCTCACTCATCTTCTAAACCCAAATCATCAACTGCTGGTGGTGTTTATTTGAAGACTTTTGGCATTGGGTCAGCTTTTGCTTTGGCGTTGAACTTGATCTGA